The following are encoded in a window of Loktanella sp. M215 genomic DNA:
- a CDS encoding alpha/beta fold hydrolase, which produces MRPSERNAVSINGQGDTPVVFLHGYGCDSGMWRAILPAFQDSFRTVAYDLTGSGRSDATAYYPARYASLTAHADDLIAILEDLDLRDVIAIGHSISAMTIGLDATRRPDLIGRLVMVCPSPSYIDDGNYTGGFTKADLLDLIDVLDANYLGWARQMAPAIIGAASQPELGHLLTDSFCRTDPDIARHFAKVTFLQDHRAEVKDIAQPTLILQCRDDVLVPPQVGDWMVAHMPDASLTVLDATGHCPHMSAPALTADAIMRFLRTPVAA; this is translated from the coding sequence ATGCGCCCCAGTGAGCGAAACGCCGTGTCGATCAATGGTCAAGGCGACACGCCAGTCGTCTTCCTGCACGGCTATGGTTGCGACAGCGGAATGTGGCGCGCGATTTTACCCGCCTTTCAGGACAGCTTCAGGACGGTCGCCTACGATCTCACCGGATCGGGGCGGTCCGATGCGACCGCCTATTATCCGGCACGTTATGCCTCGCTGACGGCCCATGCTGACGACTTGATCGCCATTCTGGAGGATCTGGACCTTCGCGACGTGATTGCCATCGGACACTCCATCAGTGCGATGACGATTGGTCTGGACGCAACGCGGCGTCCCGATCTGATCGGGCGGCTGGTCATGGTCTGCCCGTCGCCCAGCTACATCGACGATGGAAATTATACGGGTGGCTTCACCAAGGCCGACCTGCTGGACCTGATTGATGTGCTGGACGCGAACTATTTGGGCTGGGCGCGCCAGATGGCACCAGCCATCATCGGTGCGGCGTCGCAGCCCGAACTGGGCCATCTGCTGACCGACAGCTTCTGCCGGACCGACCCGGACATCGCACGGCACTTTGCCAAGGTGACGTTCCTGCAGGATCACAGGGCCGAGGTAAAGGACATCGCACAGCCGACGCTGATCCTGCAGTGTCGTGACGATGTCCTTGTTCCGCCGCAGGTTGGCGACTGGATGGTGGCCCACATGCCCGATGCCAGTCTGACCGTGCTGGATGCGACGGGGCACTGCCCCCACATGAGTGCGCCAGCGCTGACGGCAGATGCCATCATGCGGTTCCTGCGCACGCCGGTTGCGGCCTGA
- a CDS encoding sensor histidine kinase: MNARMAGWLGLADDTCDLNLHDLLPRPVRIYYETHLRPLLLVEGALDEVSVDFLRGDGTRFGTYMNASADIIDGQVERIRMAVFRHDARKSFEEELIARRRESDVFKVLVASSPQAVISVDDGMIVRTWNTAATNLFGYAADTLIGEPVGSVLLSTDTRGTFATSLARAMTGEVVREETVRIHRDGHPIAVEASMAAVHDELGQVFGVVMTYTNISQRKTAEAEARNLLLELNHRAKNVLSIVQVIARQTGRLHDGPDFHAMLSQRLASLISNQESLVHKDGRNADLAQLVRAQFSHLVDPLAPTLTFNGPDLLLSREASQAIGMAIFELVTNAVKYGALSQPAGRVSLLWTVSDGLESDTRHGLAGRGRTGRHGAQTSGLWIPSHGADPRERNRRPNYTRVR, translated from the coding sequence TTGAACGCACGGATGGCGGGTTGGCTGGGGTTGGCTGACGATACTTGTGACCTGAACCTGCATGACTTGCTGCCGCGCCCCGTGCGGATCTACTATGAAACGCATCTTCGCCCGCTCCTGTTGGTAGAAGGTGCGCTGGACGAGGTTTCTGTCGACTTCCTGCGCGGCGACGGCACGCGGTTCGGGACCTATATGAACGCATCCGCCGACATTATTGACGGCCAGGTCGAGCGGATCAGAATGGCTGTCTTTCGCCACGACGCCCGCAAGTCGTTCGAGGAGGAGCTCATCGCCCGCCGCCGGGAAAGCGACGTCTTCAAGGTGCTGGTGGCGTCTTCGCCGCAGGCCGTTATCTCGGTCGACGACGGGATGATCGTGCGGACATGGAACACCGCAGCGACCAATCTGTTCGGCTACGCCGCGGACACACTCATTGGAGAACCTGTGGGTTCAGTCCTGCTATCAACAGACACGCGCGGGACCTTCGCGACGTCCCTGGCGCGCGCCATGACCGGCGAGGTTGTGCGCGAGGAGACCGTGCGCATCCACCGCGACGGGCATCCTATTGCCGTCGAGGCGTCCATGGCCGCCGTCCATGACGAATTGGGTCAGGTATTCGGCGTCGTGATGACCTACACGAACATCAGCCAACGCAAGACAGCGGAGGCGGAGGCGCGCAACCTTTTGCTCGAGCTCAACCACCGCGCCAAGAATGTGCTGTCGATCGTGCAGGTGATCGCGCGACAGACCGGCCGATTGCACGACGGTCCCGATTTTCACGCGATGCTGTCGCAGCGCCTTGCCAGCCTGATTTCCAATCAGGAAAGCTTGGTTCACAAGGATGGTCGCAATGCCGATCTGGCGCAACTCGTGCGGGCGCAATTCTCTCATCTGGTCGACCCGTTAGCACCGACGCTGACCTTCAATGGACCAGACCTGCTGCTGAGCCGCGAAGCGTCGCAGGCTATCGGCATGGCGATCTTTGAACTTGTCACGAACGCGGTCAAATACGGTGCGCTATCGCAACCGGCCGGCCGTGTGTCGTTGCTGTGGACCGTTAGCGACGGCCTCGAATCCGACACTCGACATGGTCTGGCAGGAAGAGGGCGGACCGGTCGTCACGGCGCCCAAACGTCAGGGCTTTGGATTCCAAGTCACGGGGCCGATCCTCGAGAACGTAACAGGCGGCCAAACTACACACGCGTTCGGTGA
- a CDS encoding ArsR/SmtB family transcription factor, protein MDKNNALDAFAALSQATRLDVFRLLIKAGEAGMSAGDISDTLGVRQNTMSTNLAILARSGLIRSEREGRSIRYFADMDGMRGLLAFLMEDCCGGRPELCQPVINELACAC, encoded by the coding sequence ATGGATAAGAATAATGCACTCGACGCTTTTGCCGCTCTCAGTCAAGCCACCCGGCTCGATGTGTTTCGTCTTCTCATCAAAGCTGGCGAGGCCGGTATGTCGGCTGGCGACATCAGCGACACCCTCGGGGTCCGTCAAAACACGATGTCGACCAACCTCGCGATCCTCGCGCGTTCAGGCTTGATCCGGAGTGAGCGCGAGGGGCGCAGCATCCGCTACTTTGCGGACATGGACGGAATGCGCGGTCTCCTGGCTTTTTTGATGGAGGATTGCTGCGGCGGTCGCCCGGAGCTGTGCCAGCCGGTCATCAACGAACTTGCCTGCGCCTGTTAG
- a CDS encoding arsenate reductase ArsC: MTKEVYNVLFLCTGNSARSIIAEAIMNRERMGKFKAYSAGSKPGSAPHPYTLDLLRGLHHDTGFARSKSWDEFAGSDAPQMDFVFTVCDNAAAEECPFWPGQPMTAHWGVPDPVKVEGPEAVKRLAFAETYRMLRSRISIFVSLPLGSLDRMALQRNLDDIGKSAAKAD; this comes from the coding sequence ATGACCAAGGAAGTCTACAACGTCCTGTTCCTTTGCACCGGAAACTCTGCTCGGTCGATCATCGCAGAAGCCATCATGAACCGGGAGAGGATGGGCAAATTCAAGGCTTATTCAGCCGGATCGAAGCCGGGATCTGCACCACACCCCTACACGCTCGATCTGCTTCGGGGCCTGCACCACGACACCGGCTTTGCACGATCCAAAAGTTGGGATGAATTTGCCGGCTCCGATGCGCCGCAGATGGATTTCGTGTTTACCGTCTGCGACAACGCAGCGGCCGAAGAATGTCCATTCTGGCCGGGTCAGCCGATGACCGCCCATTGGGGCGTGCCTGATCCTGTAAAGGTCGAAGGTCCCGAAGCCGTCAAGCGGCTCGCCTTCGCGGAAACCTACCGGATGCTCCGCAGCCGCATTTCCATCTTCGTCAGCCTGCCGCTCGGCTCGCTTGATCGGATGGCTCTGCAACGCAACCTCGATGACATTGGCAAGTCTGCCGCCAAAGCCGACTGA
- the arsB gene encoding ACR3 family arsenite efflux transporter codes for MTDTSLPAAAGLGPFERWLSVWVALAIGAGLLLGNLFPGAFAALASLEIASVNLPVAVLIWAMVYPMMVGVDFGVLRQVGDKPKGLVVTLVVNWLIKPFTMAALGVLFFNYVFAGLIPPDDAQAYLAGVILLGAAPCTAMVFVWSNLTRGDATYTLVQVSVNDVVMVFAFAPIVAFLLGATDIVVPWDTLLLSVGLYVMLPLLVGYLTRQRLIARGGEAAVNTFKSRVQPFSIIGLLVTVMLLFAFQGEVILERPLVIALIAVPLLIQSYGIFFLAYGAARAWGIPFNVAAPCALIGTSNFFELAVAVAISLFGLGSGAALATVVGVLVEVSVMLSLVAFANRTQHWFPSEGGSA; via the coding sequence ATGACCGATACATCGCTTCCCGCTGCGGCGGGACTGGGACCTTTTGAACGCTGGCTGTCCGTCTGGGTGGCGCTGGCGATTGGCGCAGGGCTATTGCTCGGCAATCTGTTTCCGGGCGCGTTTGCAGCACTCGCCTCTCTGGAAATTGCGTCAGTCAACTTGCCCGTAGCGGTGCTGATCTGGGCCATGGTCTATCCCATGATGGTGGGTGTGGATTTCGGTGTGCTGCGCCAGGTGGGCGACAAGCCCAAGGGGCTGGTCGTCACGCTGGTGGTCAACTGGCTGATCAAGCCCTTCACGATGGCAGCACTCGGTGTGCTGTTTTTCAACTACGTTTTTGCGGGCCTGATCCCGCCGGATGACGCGCAAGCCTATCTGGCGGGCGTGATCCTGCTGGGGGCGGCACCCTGCACTGCGATGGTGTTCGTCTGGTCGAACCTGACGCGCGGCGACGCCACCTACACTCTCGTGCAGGTCAGTGTGAATGATGTCGTCATGGTCTTTGCCTTTGCGCCCATCGTGGCCTTCCTGCTGGGGGCGACGGACATCGTCGTGCCTTGGGACACCCTGCTGTTGTCGGTCGGCCTCTATGTCATGTTGCCGCTCTTGGTCGGATACCTGACGCGACAGCGCCTGATCGCCAGAGGTGGCGAAGCCGCTGTCAATACCTTTAAGTCTCGCGTTCAGCCGTTCTCGATTATCGGCTTGTTGGTAACTGTCATGCTGCTCTTCGCCTTTCAGGGGGAGGTGATCCTTGAGCGCCCGCTGGTGATCGCTCTGATTGCCGTGCCGTTGTTGATCCAGTCCTACGGCATCTTCTTTCTGGCCTACGGGGCCGCGCGGGCTTGGGGCATCCCGTTCAACGTCGCGGCCCCCTGCGCTCTCATCGGCACGTCCAACTTCTTTGAACTGGCCGTCGCCGTCGCGATCAGCCTGTTCGGTTTGGGGTCGGGCGCAGCGCTGGCAACGGTCGTTGGCGTGCTGGTGGAAGTGTCGGTCATGCTTTCACTTGTCGCATTCGCGAACAGAACACAGCACTGGTTTCCCTCTGAAGGAGGTTCAGCATGA
- a CDS encoding arsenate reductase family protein: MTVVIHHNPDCGTSRNVLAIIAAAGETPVVISYLDTGWTRPQLLALFAAADLTPRTALRTTKSPAEALGLLDPSVDDDAVLAVMLEHPVLVNRPIVYSPKGVRLCRPSEAVLDLLDRLPPGPMAKEDGSLLIDAEGNRVG; encoded by the coding sequence ATGACCGTCGTCATCCACCACAATCCCGACTGCGGCACGTCCCGCAACGTACTGGCGATCATCGCGGCGGCGGGCGAGACTCCGGTGGTCATCTCCTATCTCGACACCGGCTGGACCCGTCCGCAGCTTCTGGCACTGTTTGCTGCCGCCGATCTAACGCCGCGTACTGCACTGCGGACGACGAAATCGCCAGCTGAGGCGCTGGGGCTGCTCGATCCTTCCGTGGACGACGACGCAGTTCTTGCCGTGATGCTGGAGCACCCCGTTCTGGTCAACCGTCCCATCGTCTACTCACCAAAAGGCGTCCGGCTCTGCCGCCCAAGCGAAGCGGTGCTGGATCTTCTCGACCGCCTGCCCCCCGGACCAATGGCAAAAGAAGACGGCTCGCTGCTGATCGATGCGGAAGGAAACCGCGTTGGCTGA
- a CDS encoding DUF2442 domain-containing protein, translating to MDNLTDAQFETAEARGRIALETEPRAAAARYNRKTGRVTVDLMNGCTYVFPSHLVQDLSDASPEDLDTIKVDGMGFNLHWPKLDVDLYVPALVAGVFGTREWMSKAMARQAGRSKSPAKATAARANGAKGGRPKKQA from the coding sequence CAATCTAACTGATGCACAATTTGAAACGGCAGAAGCCCGCGGGCGCATCGCGCTGGAAACTGAACCTCGCGCCGCTGCGGCACGCTACAACCGAAAAACAGGTCGCGTCACCGTCGATCTGATGAACGGCTGCACCTATGTGTTTCCATCACATCTCGTGCAGGATCTGAGCGATGCCAGCCCAGAGGATCTCGACACGATCAAGGTTGATGGCATGGGCTTCAACCTGCACTGGCCCAAGCTGGACGTGGACCTCTACGTACCTGCGTTGGTGGCCGGTGTGTTCGGGACCAGAGAGTGGATGAGCAAGGCAATGGCACGGCAAGCGGGGCGATCAAAGTCGCCCGCCAAAGCAACTGCCGCCCGCGCCAATGGTGCCAAGGGTGGGCGACCCAAAAAACAGGCGTAG